The Podospora pseudocomata strain CBS 415.72m chromosome 1 map unlocalized CBS415.72m_1, whole genome shotgun sequence genome has a segment encoding these proteins:
- a CDS encoding uncharacterized protein (EggNog:ENOG503NWMD; MEROPS:MER0011785; COG:S): protein MLKSTNPTSLLLRIPKLASSVFAGPPSEKTGTASPSKESSSRMSTESVSASTDTSSSIPPPTTQPLLFPTHRKKNPSHQYHPQHHAEGAPRKHTPRMMAFPLGYKEAAHQWWTSLSSRQAEQNVLSFIPHVREATGPSVGARLLDLANTDPFGQRVWRSSMVQLSGKNRALNEFSIEREGEDVDNTLVMLHGYGAGLGFFYKNFEPLTRLPGWKLYALDMLGMGNSSRPPFKVHAKTQKEKIAEAESWFIDALEEWRKIRKLEKFTLMGHSMGGYLAVSYALKYPGHLNKLILVSPVGIPEDPWAVNADMPEPETSTMAAEFTQDQESIVHQTPAGQNAEYVNAKASDKESVASQPNTSTTPPKRPLPGWLVWLWDANVSPFSIVRFAGPLGPRFVSGWTARRFNHLPSPEKQALHDYSYALFRQRGSGEYALPYLLAPGAYARSPVINRIQDVGRQVISPKTETTPEVQEHGFPIVFMYGENDWMDVAGGYAAQEKIKKRIEKELLEEGGAEKENGSVKVVVVRKAGHHLYVDNPEEFNEVVRRELKETMMVNQRRRN, encoded by the exons ATGCTCAAGTCTACTAACCCTACAAGTCTTTTGCTGCGTATTCCTAAGCTCGCCTCGTCCGTGTTTGCCGGTCCGCCCTCAGAAAAGACTGGAACAGCAAGCCCCTCAAAGGAGTCGAGCAGCCGAATGTCCACCGAATCGGTCTCTGCCTCTACGGATACTTCTTCCTCGATCCCGCCACCTACAACACAacctctccttttccctACGCACCGCAAAAAGAACCCGTCGCATCAATATCACCCTCAGCACCACGCTGAAGGTGCACCGAGAAAACACACGCCCAGAATGATGGCATTTCCCCTAGGTTACAAGGAGGCGGCGCATCAATGG TGGACTAGCCTATCATCGCGACAAGCCGAACAGAATGTACTCTCATTTATTCCTCACGTTCGCGAAGCCACCGGCCCAAGTGTCGGCGCGCGCCTTCTAGATCTCGCCAACACCGATCCTTTCGGCCAGCGAGTCTGGCGATCATCAATGGTGCAGCTGTCGGGGAAGAACCGTGCCCTGAATGAGTTCTCAATCGAAAGAGAGGGCGAAGATGTGGACAACACCCTCGTCATGCTGCACGGATACGGCGCCGGGCTGGGTTTTTTCTACAAGAACTTTGAACCCCTCACCAGATTACCTGGTTGGAAATTATACGCGCTGGATATGCTAGGGATGGGCAACTCCTCCCGCCCGCCGTTCAAGGTCCACGCCAAAACacaaaaagagaaaatcgccgaggccgagagTTGGTTCATTGACGCGCTCGAAGAATGGCGCAAGATTCGCAAGCTCGAAAAGTTCACATTGATGGGCCATTCAATGGGCGGCTACCTCGCCGTTTCTTACGCCCTCAAGTACCCCGGCCACCTCAACAAACTGATTTTGGTGTCTCCGGTGGGGATCCCGGAGGATCCCTGGGCAGTCAACGCCGACATGCCCGAGCCCGAAACCTCCACCATGGCAGCCGAGTTCACCCAGGACCAGGAAAGCATCGTCCACCAAACCCCCGCTGGCCAAAACGCCGAGTATGTCAACGCGAAAGCCAGCGACAAGGAATCCGTCGCTTCCCagcccaacacctccaccacgcCCCCCAAGCGACCCCTTCCAGGGTGGCTGGTCTGGCTCTGGGACGCAAACGTCTCCCCGTTTAGCATCGTCCGCTTTGCCGGGCCGTTGGGTCCCCGGTTCGTCTCGGGGTGGACAGCCCGCCGGTTCAACCACCTGCCCTCGCCTGAAAAGCAAGCACTGCACGATTACTCTTATGCTCTGTTCCGCCAGCGTGGGTCGGGCGAGTATGCCCTGCCGTATCTCCTCGCTCCGGGGGCGTATGCCAGATCACCAGTCATCAACCGCATTCAGGACGTCGGCCGGCAGGTCATCTCCCCCAAGACTGAAACCACCCCAGAAGTACAAGAGCACGGTTTCCCGATTGTGTTCATGTACGGAGAAAACGACTGGATggatgttgctggggggTATGCCGCCCAAGAAAAGATCAAAAAGAGAATAGAGAAAGAATTGCtagaggaagggggagcggagaaggagaatggGAGTGTAAAggttgttgtggtgaggaaggcggGGCATCATCTTTATGTGGATAACCCCGAGGAGTTTAATGAggttgtgaggagggagttgaaggagacgatgatggtgaatcagaggagaaggaattag
- the SPO7 gene encoding Nem1-Spo7 phosphatase regulatory subunit (EggNog:ENOG503P0TE; COG:S), with amino-acid sequence MADTLDSIVKGAPLSSAAGLTSRNDLSKTSGVTAEPGPGGADEKSSSPTGDPLSHTPSSPSMIYLNLLILEASLRVQYLELRARRRHHTFFLSLLTIWTAGFGYALFLAPREDGSGVGGSVYWMVETTERMCFLGGVMTGLLVWLTGIWERGVRWPRRWFTVSNRGLRGFNCKLVVMKRPWWKEALSTIGWFLTYGVFSNNGSSYRFVDPTVLREVDRELNLSKDSHPSVHVTNWDEEKGGHEEDLAPGGDYVKLLLLAKPFSPSFRENWELYRAEYWERENERRALLRVKLKERDLRLRREHGGWLWWLPWRKVVDKPSQHHPEKVAHHPHHPRHAAVLGEHKRTRSGSGTMRRGSMNLGTPGSRSTTPTLEVDDQYLGVARKASTSSTASEKKRKKLGSASKTRPRVESRSVTPEITSPLAKESTPTKRV; translated from the coding sequence ATGGCCGATACCCTTGACTCCATTGTCAAAGgcgcccccctctcctctgcGGCCGGCCTCACCTCCCGCAATGACCTCTCCAAAACAAGCGGTGTTACTGCCGAACCGGGCCCAGGAGGCGCAGATGAGAAGTCATCGTCGCCAACGGGAGatcccctctcccacacgccgtcctccccatccatgATCTACCTCAACCTTTTGATACTAGAAGCCTCCCTGCGCGTGCAGTATCTCGAGCTCCGCGCCCGGCGCCGGCATCACACTTTCTTTCTCTCGCTGCTCACGATATGGACGGCTGGGTTTGGGTACGCACTCTTTCTGGCACCAAGAGAAGACGGCTCGGGCGTGGGCGGGTCGGTATACTGGATGGTGGAAACAACAGAAAGGATGTGCTTCCTAGGTGGCGTCATGACCGGACTGCTCGTCTGGCTGACTGGGATCTGGGAAAGGGGCGTGAGGTGGCCGAGAAGGTGGTTTACGGTCAGCAACAGGGGGCTGAGGGGGTTCAACTGTAAGTTGGTGGTTATGAAAAGGCCGTGGTGGAAGGAGGCGCTGAGCACAATTGGCTGGTTTTTGACGTATGGTGTGTTTTCGAACAATGGGAGTTCTTACCGGTTTGTGGACCCGACCGTGTTGAGGGAAGTGGATAGGGAGTTGAATTTGAGCAAGGACTCGCATCCAAGTGTACATGTCACAAATTGggatgaggaaaagggggggcatGAAGAGGACCTGGCGCCGGGTGGGGATTATGTCAagcttctgctgctggcgaAGCCGTTCTCGCCCAGCTTCCGGGAGAACTGGGAGTTGTACAGGGCGGAGTACTGGGAAAGGGAGAACGAAAGGCGTGCTTTGTTGAGGGTGAAGCTTAAGGAGAGGGACCTCAGGCTGCGAAGGGAACACGGgggttggctttggtggcttcCCTGGCgcaaggtggtggacaaACCGTCGCAGCACCATCCCGAGAAGGTAGcccatcatccacaccaccctcgccatgCGGCAGTATTGGGTGAACACAAGCGGACGAGGAGCGGGAGTGGCACcatgagaagaggaagcatgAACCTGGGAACACCAGGATCGCGAAGCACGACACCGACGCTCGAGGTTGACGACCAATATCTCGGTGTCGCACGAAAGGCAAGCACATCTTCTACGGCGTCTGAAAAGAAGCGAAAGAAGCTAGGCTCGGCCAGCAAAACACGACCTCGTGTGGAATCGAGGTCGGTGACGCCCGAAATAACGTCACCCTTGGCCAAAGAGTCGACGCCGACGAAAAGAGTATAG
- a CDS encoding uncharacterized protein (EggNog:ENOG503P4JE; COG:V) has translation MDMEREKSPIAEGVVRSAQTMRRAPEPPYIHIPVLPGRSGNPTLSIDPFSDLNNSSGAGDYTEEELRELFSHLDTERAIDPSLHWQYAHRRLAQPILNFLYLGPASSVKDHDFLREKGITLIFGVADARYKGILRSIQRAAEEVGIAADSVDVPHMQSMIGLFGQAAQKINAHLIAAARSDPTGQRKGKVLVVCETGNDRSAVFVTAYLMSMFGLDLVQAVHFVVLQRFCVSLTDDDKTVLQTYQDILKAKRDVTRSRGQPQDGSQGQENLRSMIKRRLSRATSSVQPQQGQGSTEDVFMEVDGDYSDDLERFRGGDEAGQRRDFAPFVSREV, from the coding sequence ATGGACATGGAACGGGAAAAATCGCCCATCGCCGAAGGAGTGGTCCGCTCGGCACAAACCATGCGTCGCGCCCCTGAACCCCCATATATTCATATTCCCGTTCTCCCAGGACGGTCCGGCAACCCAACTCTGTCCATCGACCCTTTCTCGGATTTAAACAATTCCTCTGGTGCAGGTGATTACACAGAGGAGGAGCTCCGGGAGCTGTTTAGTCACCTCGACACCGAGCGAGCTATCGATCCGTCTCTCCATTGGCAGTACGCCCACCGCCGGCTGGCTCAGCCCATCCTCAATTTTCTTTACCTCGGTCCCGCCAGCAGCGTCAAAGATCATGACTTTCTTCGAGAGAAAGGGATAACGCTCATCTTTGGCGTCGCGGACGCTCGGTACAAGGGGATTCTTCGAAGCATCCAGCGCGCCGCTGAAGAAGTAGGGATAGCGGCTGACAGTGTTGACGTTCCTCACATGCAGAGCATGATCGGACTATTCGGGCAAGCTGCCCAAAAAATCAATGCTCACCTCATCGCTGCCGCGCGCTCTGATCCCACTGGTCAAAGGAAAGGCAAGgtcttggtggtgtgtgAGACGGGAAACGACCGCTCTGCCGTTTTTGTGACGGCATACCTGATGAGTATGTTTGGACTTGATCTTGTCCAGGCGGTTCACTTTGTCGTGCTGCAGCGGTTTTGCGTGTCACTTACAGATGATGACAAGACGGTACTGCAGACGTATCAGGATATCCTGAAGGCGAAAAGAGATGTGACGAGGAGTCGGGGTCAGCCACAGGATGGTAGCCAGGGGCAGGAAAATCTCAGGAGCATGATCAAGAGGAGGTTGTCCAGGGCGACATCCTCCGTTCAGCCACAGCAGGGGCAGGGATCAACAGAGGATGTGTTcatggaggttgatggagattATAGTGACGATTTGGAAAGATTCAGAGGTGGGGATGAGGCCGGGCAGAGGAGAGATTTTGCGCCGTTTGTGTCACGGGAGGTGTAG
- a CDS encoding uncharacterized protein (EggNog:ENOG503NXB4; COG:H; MEROPS:MER0044357), with protein sequence MPSHISVEGEKPVYERITSQPENPFATLIPDQQIAIIPSFTLESGVTLRNVPVAYTTRGTLNPEGDNAMVICHALTGSADVSDWWGPLLGRAGRAFDVTRFFIVCMNSLGSPYGTASPVTAKDGDASKGNYGPEFPLTTIRDDVRLHKLLLDELGVKQVAAVIGGSLGGMFVLEWAYLGKEYVRCVVPIATSSRHSAWGISWGEAQRQSIYADPKYEDGYYSYEDPPVTGLGAARMAALLTYRSRNSFEARFGRNTPDPSKRQAIRERPDPTTPSEAHFHIHNDGHKWKRSPPRTNSQSENIPLSPSSINGKSRADKAAEAEEAAPDPQFHGPAKESLTGGEVMPAQSTYFSAQSYLRYQGQKFVKRFDSNCYIAMTRKLDTHDVSRDRAPTVAEALALIQQPTLVLGIESDGLFTFAEQEELAAHIPDARLERIDSPEGHDAFLLQFEQVNRYILGFLKEVLPDIMEKDVGDQGVEEEGVGVVTKSSTFGEAEVGDITAW encoded by the exons ATGCCGTCACACATCAGCGTTGAGGGCGAGAAGCCAGTATATG AAAGAATCACATCTCAGCCTGAGAATCCGTTCGCTACCCTCATCCCGGACCAGCAAATCGCCATTATTCCATCCTTCACCCTCGAGTCTGGAGTGACTCTGCGAAATGTACCTGTTGCCTACACCACGAGAGGCACTCTCAACCCGGAGGGCGACAATGCCATGGTCATCTGCCACGCTCTCACTGGCAGCGCCGATGTGAGCGACTGGTGGGGCCCTCTGCTGGGCCGGGCAGGGAGAGCCTTCGACGTAACTCGCTTTTTCATCGTATGCATGAACAGCCTGGGGAGCCCATACGGAACCGCCAGTCCCGTCACCGCCAAAGACGGAGATGCCTCCAAGGGCAACTACGGACCAGAATttcccctcaccaccatcagggATGATGTCAGGCTTCACAAGCTGCTCCTAGATGAATTGGGCGTCAAGCAGGTGGCAGCCGTGATCGGCGGCTCCCTCGGTGGCATGTTTGTGTTGGAATGGGCCTACCTCGGCAAGGAGTATGTGCGGTGCGTCGTCCCCATCGCCACCTCGAGCCGACACAGCGCCTGGGGCATCAGCTGGGGGGAAGCCCAACGGCAGTCCATCTACGCCGACCCCAAGTATGAAGATGGGTATTATTCCTATGAGGACCCACCCGTCACCGGTCTCGGAGCCGCGCGCATGGCCGCCTTGCTGACGTACCGGAGCCGAAACTCGTTCGAGGCACGATTCGGCCGCAACACCCCGGATCCCTCCAAGCGGCAGGCCATCCGCGAGAGGCCGgaccccaccaccccgtccGAAGCCCATTTCCACATCCACAATGACGGGCACAAGTGGAAGCGATCCCCGCCCCGGACCAACAGCCAGAGCGAAAATATCCCGctttcgccttcttccatcAATGGGAAAAGCAGGGCAGACAAGGCTGCAGAGGCGGAAGAGGCAGCCCCTGACCCTCAGTTTCACGGCCCAGCCAAGGAGAGCTTgacaggaggagaggttaTGCCCGCGCAATCCACTTACTTTTCCGCGCAGTCGTACCTCCGCTACCAGGGACAGAAGTTCGTCAAGCGCTTCGACAGCAACTGTTACATCGCCATGACCCGCAAGCTGGACACCCACGACGTGAGCCGCGACCGCGCCCCGACCGTTGCCGAGGCGCTGGCTTTGATTCAGCAACCTACTCTTGTTTTGGGTATCGAGAGCGACGGGTTGTTTACTTTTGCGGAGCAGGAAGAGCTGGCGGCACATATTCCTGATGCGAGATTGGAGAGGATAGACAGCCCGGAGGGGCACGATGCTTTCCTGTTGCAGTTTGAGCAGGTGAATCGGTATATTCTTGGCTTTTTGAAGGAGGTGCTCCCAGATATTATGGAGAAGGATGTGGGTGATCagggagtggaggaggaaggggttggagttgTGACCAAGAGCAGCACGTTTGGGGAGGCAGAGGTGGGGGATATCACTGCTTGGTAG